One Longimicrobiales bacterium genomic window carries:
- a CDS encoding AAA family ATPase, giving the protein MFVGREQELAWLEQRLDRARSGRGRVVFITAEPGAGKSSLVSQFLAATTVRLPDVRIIGADCSEQFGAAQPYEPFIEAFRGLLTTTAEKTGNRWSEWRGMAAAVAPAWIGAIPVAGAIISASLTTAMELKKGGTATAAASEEALFFQYAEMFFAVAARQTVLLFIDDLHWADSASVSLLNYLARRIRDRPVLIVGSFRPADVDVSKHPIRSVKVELERYGVAEELPLPRLDRSALAKFIEEDLGAPGTPELLEWLDRQAGENPLFFGELLRWLVDQGFAAKRHGEWALVSIPESIAVPQSAESAIERRLSRLDPEIYKLIEYASVQGNEFDSTTLSMVLGQDELELEEALEPIVKVHRLARLVETRDLPNGDLASTYQFTHSLVQDVLHSNLQGKRRILLHRRVAEALEGVYAKDLDPVAHRLAFHYDEGRNQERAYAFAMRGSTLASRMYAHRDAVALIRRALRNAQNDEDRLLALDRLGDASHVVGAYAEALEALTGALDLAQASDTGRAISIRRRLIEVEQSHGGIDLNHVQAALETLAAEARSAEVHEELCHILWRLNQLPAQQPTDAITRNREALEITQRLNSPPLIARARFNLGLMLVLAGEQEAGHAHLSEALRIYGELGDHIGLGRCRTATGIAANRSGDLERAAQEFTLALQHYEKAADPVNRGGALNNLGATLTQLGDWDAAESHLKEAVRIMERLDANARVLSPLENLSYLHFSRQDWSATRDYCKLLLDRSLLTGHWHFEVIARSRLGMALLHEGDVSGAIEQETAARSVLKEHPEWFDESVYCDLLTAELAAARGDAGTAVQVLEAAEPRVRDHRPHIWAELRLARGRLAATIDRQLAVTLIREAVAAFGETAAAPVRARAENLLATLGEQP; this is encoded by the coding sequence GCCACGACGGTGCGGCTTCCGGATGTCAGGATCATTGGTGCGGACTGCTCCGAGCAGTTCGGCGCGGCGCAGCCGTACGAGCCGTTTATCGAGGCATTCCGCGGTCTGCTGACAACGACCGCCGAAAAGACCGGAAACCGCTGGAGCGAGTGGCGCGGGATGGCGGCGGCGGTCGCGCCGGCGTGGATCGGTGCGATACCCGTCGCCGGCGCAATCATCTCGGCGTCCCTGACGACGGCGATGGAGCTGAAGAAGGGCGGCACGGCGACTGCCGCCGCGAGCGAAGAGGCGCTCTTCTTCCAGTACGCCGAGATGTTCTTCGCGGTCGCCGCAAGACAGACGGTGCTCCTGTTCATCGACGATCTGCACTGGGCCGACAGTGCGAGCGTATCGCTGCTGAACTACCTCGCGCGACGCATCAGGGACAGGCCGGTCTTGATCGTCGGCTCCTTCCGCCCGGCCGACGTCGACGTCTCGAAACACCCGATCCGGAGCGTCAAGGTCGAGCTGGAGCGTTACGGCGTCGCGGAAGAGCTGCCGCTGCCCCGGCTCGACAGGAGCGCTCTCGCCAAATTCATCGAGGAGGATCTCGGCGCGCCGGGCACACCCGAGCTGCTCGAGTGGCTCGATCGGCAGGCGGGCGAGAATCCCCTCTTCTTTGGCGAGCTGCTGCGCTGGCTGGTCGATCAGGGTTTTGCGGCAAAGCGACATGGCGAATGGGCACTGGTGAGTATTCCCGAGTCAATTGCAGTGCCGCAGTCCGCGGAAAGCGCGATCGAGCGACGCCTGTCCCGCCTCGATCCGGAGATCTACAAGCTTATCGAATACGCGAGCGTGCAGGGCAACGAGTTCGACTCGACCACACTGTCCATGGTGCTCGGCCAGGATGAGCTCGAGCTGGAAGAAGCGCTCGAGCCCATCGTGAAGGTCCACCGTCTGGCCCGGCTGGTTGAAACGCGCGATCTGCCGAACGGCGACCTGGCGAGCACCTATCAGTTCACCCACTCGCTGGTGCAGGACGTCCTGCACAGCAATTTGCAGGGCAAACGCCGGATACTGCTGCACCGCAGGGTTGCGGAGGCGCTCGAAGGGGTGTACGCGAAGGATCTGGACCCCGTCGCACACAGGCTCGCGTTCCATTATGACGAGGGACGGAACCAGGAACGCGCCTATGCATTCGCCATGCGCGGCAGCACCCTCGCGTCGCGCATGTATGCGCATCGAGACGCCGTCGCGCTGATCCGTCGAGCACTGCGCAATGCACAGAATGATGAGGACAGGCTGCTTGCGCTCGACCGGCTTGGCGATGCGAGTCATGTCGTGGGCGCGTACGCGGAGGCGCTGGAAGCGCTCACCGGTGCATTGGATCTCGCGCAAGCCAGCGACACGGGTCGCGCAATTTCGATCCGCCGCCGGCTGATCGAAGTCGAGCAGAGCCATGGCGGCATCGACCTGAACCACGTCCAGGCGGCACTCGAGACACTGGCCGCCGAGGCGCGGTCCGCGGAGGTGCACGAAGAGCTCTGTCATATCCTCTGGCGACTCAACCAGTTGCCCGCGCAACAGCCGACGGATGCGATCACGCGCAATCGTGAAGCGCTCGAGATCACGCAGCGTCTCAATAGCCCGCCGCTCATCGCCCGAGCCCGGTTCAACCTCGGGCTGATGCTGGTTCTGGCTGGCGAGCAGGAGGCCGGCCACGCTCATTTGAGCGAGGCGCTGCGTATCTATGGCGAGCTGGGCGATCACATCGGACTCGGGCGCTGTCGCACAGCAACCGGCATTGCCGCCAATCGCAGCGGAGATCTCGAGCGTGCTGCACAGGAGTTCACGTTGGCGTTGCAGCACTACGAGAAGGCGGCCGACCCGGTGAACCGCGGCGGAGCACTCAACAATCTCGGCGCAACGCTGACGCAACTCGGCGACTGGGATGCCGCGGAGAGCCACCTGAAAGAGGCCGTGCGCATCATGGAGCGACTCGACGCCAATGCGCGTGTCCTGTCGCCGCTCGAGAACCTCAGCTACCTCCATTTTTCCCGTCAGGATTGGTCTGCGACGCGCGATTACTGCAAGTTGCTGCTGGACCGGTCTCTCTTAACCGGACACTGGCATTTCGAGGTCATCGCGCGCTCGCGGCTGGGTATGGCACTCCTGCACGAAGGTGACGTGAGCGGCGCGATCGAACAGGAGACCGCTGCGCGCTCGGTCCTGAAGGAGCATCCGGAGTGGTTCGATGAGTCCGTCTACTGTGACCTGCTGACGGCCGAGCTGGCCGCAGCGCGCGGCGACGCGGGCACGGCAGTGCAGGTTCTGGAGGCGGCGGAGCCGCGGGTCCGCGATCACCGCCCGCACATCTGGGCCGAGCTGCGGCTGGCGCGCGGCCGCCTCGCTGCGACTATTGATCGTCAACTCGCGGTTACGCTGATCCGCGAGGCCGTTGCCGCATTCGGCGAAACGGCGGCGGCGCCGGTGCGCGCACGCGCCGAGAACCTGCTGGCCACGCTGGGAGAACAGCCATGA
- a CDS encoding peptide ABC transporter substrate-binding protein has protein sequence MMRSTRAVLCCGLLTTGLPACGDTNAHLDNAAAGDAQSGGLAVICMLSRPDVLNSFASPERSAADLRPVLFTPVVLYDSSGGFRPHLASGWQWSDDRRSLRLRVRDDLRWHDGTPVTAEDVAWTLRTAADSAYGYLGRAELGEVESATAGEGVVDVVFREPAGEVLEPLARLPILPKHILDSIPADGFQRASYHREPVGSGPFRFAGRLPDGSVQLDRNPDYPHDLGTPLLDRVVLREVPEPSAILVELNTNGADACIVGSSVAKDAAAGGSTILPIVPVGALAIAVDNRKPPFDDVRVRRALSATLDRAEIAHVVSPASAPARNFLPDASLRWRDTTLVQPDRDSTLAAALLDSAGWRTGPQGRRTNAAGQPLRFTIFAPPPLQPLLTVVQAQFRRIGAEVELQLVESSVFIASLGDPARRPAALAIIVVPDRIAVPDPYSEFHSASGYNLASYNRPEVDSIVERLRDVIPDSERGTLYRELQRYVAQDVPIIYTVHTPRVLAVRPRLRGVHVDANGPFTHAAEWWIPVSERRR, from the coding sequence ATGATGCGGAGTACCCGGGCCGTACTGTGCTGCGGACTTCTCACGACCGGCTTGCCGGCCTGTGGAGACACCAATGCGCACCTGGATAACGCCGCCGCAGGCGACGCGCAGTCGGGCGGCCTCGCCGTCATCTGTATGCTGAGCCGGCCGGATGTCCTGAATTCTTTCGCGTCGCCGGAGCGGAGCGCTGCGGATCTCCGGCCCGTGCTCTTCACGCCGGTCGTGCTTTACGACAGTTCTGGCGGTTTCCGTCCTCACCTCGCCAGCGGCTGGCAGTGGTCGGACGATCGGCGTTCGCTTCGGCTGAGGGTGCGCGATGATCTGCGCTGGCATGACGGCACACCCGTCACCGCTGAAGACGTTGCGTGGACGCTGCGGACGGCGGCCGATTCCGCATACGGCTATCTCGGGCGTGCCGAGCTGGGAGAGGTGGAAAGTGCAACGGCCGGCGAAGGCGTGGTGGACGTGGTGTTCCGTGAGCCGGCGGGTGAAGTGCTCGAGCCACTCGCCCGACTGCCCATCCTGCCTAAGCACATTCTGGATTCTATTCCCGCCGATGGATTCCAGCGTGCGTCCTATCATCGCGAGCCTGTTGGCAGCGGACCGTTCCGTTTTGCCGGCCGACTGCCCGATGGCTCCGTACAGCTCGATCGCAACCCTGATTATCCCCACGATCTCGGCACACCGCTGCTGGACCGCGTCGTCCTTCGGGAAGTGCCGGAGCCATCGGCCATCCTGGTAGAGCTGAATACGAATGGCGCCGACGCGTGCATCGTCGGCTCATCGGTCGCAAAGGACGCGGCGGCGGGCGGAAGCACGATACTTCCCATAGTGCCGGTTGGGGCGCTCGCAATTGCGGTCGACAACCGCAAGCCGCCGTTCGACGACGTGCGCGTCCGGCGTGCACTGTCGGCCACGTTGGACCGAGCTGAGATCGCGCACGTCGTCTCACCCGCCTCGGCACCAGCGCGCAATTTCCTACCGGACGCCTCGCTCCGCTGGCGTGACACGACCCTCGTCCAGCCCGACCGCGATTCGACGCTCGCGGCCGCGCTACTCGACAGTGCCGGCTGGCGCACAGGTCCCCAGGGCCGCCGCACCAATGCAGCCGGACAACCGCTGCGCTTCACCATTTTCGCTCCGCCGCCGCTGCAGCCGCTGCTGACTGTGGTTCAGGCGCAGTTCCGGCGGATCGGCGCAGAGGTCGAGCTCCAGCTCGTCGAGTCGAGCGTGTTCATCGCATCGCTCGGCGATCCGGCGCGGCGCCCGGCCGCGCTCGCGATCATCGTTGTACCGGACCGCATCGCCGTGCCCGATCCGTACTCCGAATTCCACTCGGCGAGCGGATACAACCTGGCGTCCTACAACCGTCCCGAGGTCGACTCGATCGTCGAGCGGCTCCGGGATGTTATACCGGACAGCGAACGGGGCACGCTATACCGCGAGCTGCAGCGTTACGTGGCGCAGGACGTGCCGATCATCTACACCGTGCATACGCCGCGTGTGCTCGCAGTCCGTCCGCGACTGCGCGGAGTGCACGTGGATGCGAACGGGCCGTTTACGCATGCGGCCGAGTGGTGGATTCCAGTCAGCGAGCGGCGTCGCTAA